The following are from one region of the Actinomyces sp. oral taxon 897 genome:
- the rho gene encoding transcription termination factor Rho — protein sequence MRLAELQQLAGSMGLKGISRMRKSELVAAIRDNGSADGTAAGAPDQAPQSAQSAAEPTGEDAPAEQPDAVASTATFPLDLPEPVERAAYQDRPRRRRAVAAAGTPHLTEREATPAEADLPRRDEEDTPTEGVERTEERRPRRPRLERGEGGRRRRRAGTDRPERGDQRFEGREDRFADTSEDHLDAKAALMRDLADATGTPAIEPAERSRGTFERENEGYDEDGRGRRRRGRKRGRERYEDEGPGRQDRGDRGGRTSQREEEVLLPVAGILDASDPNHAYLRTSGYLPGPKDVYVTAAQVKDNGLRPGDAITGWVREGGESSHSHMGGQGRANRRQNRAGRVKYNPLVSVETVNGMDPERARRRPEFVKLTPLYPQEQLRLETTPKALTPRVIDLVSPIGKGQRGLIVSPPRVGKTIVLQQIANAIAINNPEAHLMVVLVDERPEEVTDMQRTVKGEVIASTFDRPASDHTIVAELAIERAKRLVELGQDVVVLLDSITRLGRAYNLAAPASGRILSGGVDASALYPPKRFFGAARNVENGGSLTILATALVETGSKMDEVIFEEFKGTGNMELRLSRQLADKRIFPAVDVAASGTRREELLIDPAQLKIMWRLRRLFAGMEQQQAIEMVLGRLKDTGSNAEFLMSLAKSAPMQQADAEE from the coding sequence ATGCGCCTGGCTGAGCTCCAGCAGCTCGCCGGCTCCATGGGCCTCAAGGGCATCTCCCGTATGCGTAAGAGCGAGCTCGTCGCCGCTATCCGTGATAACGGCTCCGCTGACGGCACCGCCGCCGGAGCCCCTGACCAGGCCCCGCAGTCCGCCCAGAGCGCGGCGGAGCCGACGGGCGAGGACGCTCCTGCCGAGCAGCCCGACGCCGTCGCCTCCACCGCCACCTTCCCCCTGGACCTTCCCGAGCCCGTGGAGCGTGCCGCCTACCAGGACCGACCGCGCCGTCGCCGCGCCGTCGCCGCCGCGGGCACGCCCCACCTGACGGAGCGTGAGGCCACCCCCGCCGAGGCCGACCTGCCTCGGCGCGACGAGGAGGACACCCCGACCGAGGGAGTAGAGCGCACCGAGGAGCGCCGTCCCCGCCGTCCCCGTCTGGAGCGTGGCGAGGGAGGACGCCGACGCCGTCGGGCGGGGACCGACCGCCCTGAACGCGGTGACCAGCGCTTTGAGGGGCGCGAGGACCGTTTTGCCGACACCTCCGAGGACCACCTCGACGCCAAGGCGGCCCTCATGCGCGACCTCGCCGACGCCACCGGCACCCCCGCCATCGAGCCCGCCGAGCGCAGCCGGGGCACCTTTGAGCGGGAGAACGAGGGCTACGACGAGGACGGCCGGGGACGCCGCCGCCGGGGCCGCAAGCGTGGCCGGGAGCGCTACGAGGACGAGGGCCCCGGTCGCCAGGACCGCGGGGACCGCGGTGGGCGCACCAGCCAGCGTGAGGAGGAGGTCCTGCTGCCCGTGGCCGGCATCCTGGACGCCTCCGACCCCAACCACGCCTACCTGCGTACCTCCGGCTACCTGCCCGGCCCCAAGGACGTCTACGTCACCGCCGCACAGGTCAAGGACAACGGCCTGCGTCCCGGTGACGCCATTACCGGCTGGGTCCGCGAGGGCGGCGAGTCCTCCCACTCTCACATGGGGGGCCAGGGCCGGGCCAACCGCCGCCAGAACCGGGCCGGGCGCGTGAAGTACAACCCGCTGGTCAGCGTCGAGACCGTCAACGGCATGGATCCTGAGCGGGCCCGGCGTCGTCCCGAGTTCGTCAAGCTCACCCCCCTGTACCCCCAGGAGCAGCTGCGCCTGGAGACCACGCCCAAGGCCCTGACCCCCCGCGTCATCGACCTGGTCTCACCCATTGGCAAGGGCCAGCGCGGCCTCATTGTCTCCCCGCCGCGCGTGGGCAAGACGATCGTGCTCCAGCAGATCGCCAACGCCATCGCCATTAACAACCCCGAGGCCCACCTCATGGTCGTGCTCGTCGACGAGCGCCCCGAGGAGGTCACCGACATGCAGCGCACCGTCAAGGGCGAGGTCATTGCCTCCACCTTCGACCGGCCCGCCTCCGACCACACCATTGTGGCCGAGCTCGCCATTGAGCGGGCCAAGCGCCTGGTGGAGCTGGGGCAGGACGTCGTGGTGCTGCTGGACTCCATCACCCGGCTCGGGCGCGCCTACAACCTGGCCGCCCCGGCCAGCGGCCGCATCCTGTCCGGTGGCGTGGACGCCTCGGCCCTCTACCCGCCCAAGCGGTTCTTCGGCGCCGCCCGCAACGTGGAGAACGGGGGGAGCCTGACCATTCTGGCCACCGCCCTGGTGGAGACCGGCTCCAAGATGGACGAGGTCATCTTCGAGGAGTTCAAGGGCACCGGCAACATGGAGCTGCGTCTGAGCCGTCAGCTGGCGGACAAGCGCATCTTCCCGGCCGTGGACGTGGCCGCCTCCGGCACCCGCCGCGAGGAGCTGCTCATCGACCCCGCCCAGCTCAAGATCATGTGGCGCCTGCGCCGCCTCTTCGCCGGCATGGAGCAGCAGCAGGCCATCGAGATGGTCCTGGGCCGCCTGAAGGACACCGGCTCCAACGCGGAGTTCCTCATGAGCCTGGCCAAGTCCGCCCCCATGCAGCAGGCCGACGCCGAGGAGTAG
- the rpmE gene encoding 50S ribosomal protein L31 — protein MKQGIHPDYVATTVTCTCGNTFQTRSTVTSGEIRVDVCSACHPFYTGKQKILDTGGRVARFEARYGKRKR, from the coding sequence ATGAAGCAGGGTATCCACCCCGACTACGTGGCCACCACGGTCACCTGCACCTGCGGCAACACCTTCCAGACCCGGTCCACCGTCACCTCCGGTGAGATCCGCGTGGACGTGTGCTCGGCCTGCCACCCGTTCTACACCGGCAAGCAGAAGATCCTCGACACCGGTGGCCGTGTGGCCCGCTTCGAGGCCCGCTACGGCAAGCGCAAGCGCTGA
- the prfA gene encoding peptide chain release factor 1 has protein sequence MTSMTQGDFSAVQPVLAEYAAIEEQMAGPAAADPAVMRRLGRRYAELGRVVTAYRAWEAASADLADARDLAVEDADFVAELPALTDAQAQAAEHLREVLVPRDPDDSRDVIIEVKAGEGGEESALFASDLARMYARYAERQGWVVEVMDSTASDLGGYKDVRLSIRSRGAVEPGGGVWAHLKYEGGVHRVQRVPVTESSGRIHTSAVGVLVMPEADDPGELQIDASDLRIDVFRSSGPGGQSVNTTDSAVRLTHLPTGIVVSMQNEKSQLQNKEAALRVLRARLLAERAAAAAAEAAQVRRSQVRTVDRSERIRTYNFPENRIADHRTGYKAYNLDAVLDGDLGPVVASAIELDEAERLAAASERA, from the coding sequence ATGACCTCTATGACCCAAGGAGACTTCTCCGCCGTCCAGCCCGTCCTGGCCGAGTACGCCGCTATCGAGGAGCAGATGGCCGGCCCGGCCGCCGCCGACCCCGCGGTCATGCGCCGTCTGGGGCGCCGCTACGCCGAGCTGGGGCGGGTCGTGACCGCCTACCGTGCCTGGGAGGCGGCCAGTGCCGACCTCGCCGACGCCCGTGACCTGGCCGTGGAGGACGCCGACTTCGTTGCCGAGCTCCCCGCCCTTACCGACGCCCAGGCGCAGGCCGCCGAGCACCTGCGCGAGGTCCTGGTGCCCCGTGACCCCGACGACTCCCGTGATGTCATTATCGAGGTCAAGGCCGGTGAGGGTGGGGAGGAGTCGGCTCTGTTCGCCTCCGACCTGGCCCGCATGTACGCCCGTTACGCCGAGCGCCAGGGCTGGGTGGTGGAGGTCATGGACTCCACCGCCTCCGACCTGGGCGGTTACAAGGACGTCCGGCTGTCCATCCGCTCCCGGGGTGCCGTCGAGCCCGGTGGGGGCGTGTGGGCGCACCTGAAGTACGAGGGCGGCGTCCACCGCGTCCAGCGCGTGCCGGTCACCGAGTCCTCCGGCCGCATCCACACCTCGGCCGTCGGGGTCCTGGTCATGCCGGAGGCGGACGACCCCGGTGAGCTCCAGATCGACGCCTCCGACCTGCGCATTGACGTCTTCCGCTCCTCCGGGCCGGGGGGGCAGAGTGTCAACACCACCGACTCCGCGGTGCGCCTCACCCACCTGCCCACCGGGATCGTGGTGTCCATGCAGAACGAGAAGTCCCAGCTGCAGAACAAGGAGGCGGCCCTGCGCGTGCTGCGCGCCCGCCTCCTGGCCGAGCGGGCCGCTGCCGCTGCCGCCGAGGCCGCCCAGGTGCGCCGCAGCCAGGTGCGCACCGTGGACCGGAGCGAGCGTATCCGCACCTACAACTTCCCTGAGAACCGTATCGCCGACCACCGCACCGGCTACAAGGCCTACAATCTGGACGCCGTCCTGGACGGCGACCTGGGGCCGGTTGTCGCCAGCGCGATCGAGCTCGACGAGGCTGAGCGACTGGCGGCCGCCTCCGAGCGGGCATGA
- the prmC gene encoding peptide chain release factor N(5)-glutamine methyltransferase produces the protein MSAPDPPGPSSLDRYQLRAAVRSAARRLAAAGVASPEVDARLLAEHLLGAPLVLSDGAGEDFLPAYLALVGRRAGREPLQHVLGVMWLRGLELQVRPGVFVVRPETEVVAGEAIEAARALPTPLVVDLCTGSGAIAAAVAVEAPGARVVAVEIDGAAAALARENCERLAPGRVEVVGADATAPGTLADLDGCVDVVVSNPPYLPPGSVEDAETARYDPRAALFGGGRDGLDVPVAVVGRAAALLCGGGVLVLEHDPGQGAALRQAARAAGFVTADTGQDLTGRDRYLRAVR, from the coding sequence GTGAGCGCGCCGGATCCGCCCGGGCCCTCGTCCCTGGACCGCTACCAGCTGCGCGCTGCGGTCCGCTCCGCCGCAAGGCGCCTGGCCGCCGCGGGTGTGGCCTCGCCCGAGGTGGACGCGCGCCTGCTCGCCGAGCACCTGCTGGGGGCCCCGCTCGTCCTGTCCGACGGCGCCGGGGAGGACTTCCTCCCCGCCTACCTCGCGCTCGTGGGGCGTCGGGCGGGGCGCGAGCCGCTTCAGCACGTCCTGGGTGTCATGTGGCTGCGCGGGCTCGAGCTCCAGGTGCGCCCCGGCGTCTTCGTCGTCCGCCCTGAGACGGAGGTGGTGGCGGGGGAGGCCATTGAGGCCGCACGCGCGCTGCCCACCCCGCTCGTGGTGGACCTGTGTACCGGCTCAGGCGCCATTGCCGCGGCCGTGGCGGTGGAGGCGCCGGGGGCCCGGGTGGTCGCCGTCGAGATCGACGGGGCGGCTGCGGCCCTGGCCCGGGAGAACTGTGAGCGCCTGGCCCCGGGGCGGGTGGAGGTGGTGGGGGCCGACGCCACCGCCCCGGGCACGCTGGCGGACCTGGACGGGTGCGTCGACGTCGTCGTGTCCAACCCGCCCTACCTGCCGCCCGGGTCCGTGGAGGACGCCGAGACCGCCCGCTACGACCCGCGTGCGGCCCTGTTCGGCGGGGGGCGGGACGGCCTGGACGTACCGGTGGCCGTGGTGGGACGGGCCGCCGCCCTGCTGTGTGGCGGGGGGGTGCTGGTGCTGGAGCACGACCCCGGCCAGGGGGCGGCGCTGCGCCAGGCCGCCCGGGCCGCTGGGTTCGTCACGGCGGACACCGGCCAGGACCTGACCGGCCGGGACCGCTACCTGCGCGCGGTGCGCTGA
- a CDS encoding type II toxin-antitoxin system Phd/YefM family antitoxin, which translates to MKIMSYTESRAHYAEVLDSVIDDCEEVVITRAGHAPAVIVSLAEYQSLKETDYLLRNPANAKRLLESIASLEAGHGTVHELIELD; encoded by the coding sequence GTGAAGATCATGAGCTACACCGAGTCCCGCGCCCACTACGCCGAGGTACTGGACTCCGTCATTGACGACTGCGAGGAGGTCGTCATCACCCGGGCCGGGCACGCTCCGGCGGTCATTGTCTCGCTGGCGGAGTACCAGTCCCTCAAGGAGACCGACTACCTCCTGCGCAACCCCGCCAATGCCAAGCGCCTGCTGGAGTCGATCGCCTCATTGGAGGCTGGCCACGGCACCGTCCACGAGCTCATCGAGCTGGACTGA
- a CDS encoding Txe/YoeB family addiction module toxin — protein MTLIWSDQAWEDYLWWQLHDRKVRRRINLLLHDIQRSGHEGIGKPEPLRYQLTGHWSRRITDEHRLVYRIDDGGDIHIVACRHHYGD, from the coding sequence ATGACGCTCATCTGGTCCGATCAGGCCTGGGAGGACTACCTGTGGTGGCAGCTCCATGACCGCAAGGTGCGCAGGCGCATTAACCTGCTCCTGCACGACATCCAGCGCTCCGGCCACGAGGGGATTGGCAAGCCCGAGCCTTTGCGGTACCAGCTGACCGGCCACTGGTCACGGCGCATTACCGACGAGCACCGCCTCGTCTACCGCATCGATGACGGTGGGGACATCCACATCGTGGCCTGCCGCCACCACTACGGCGACTGA
- a CDS encoding DNA alkylation repair protein, which yields MTPLAARLTEETDALVRDLREALAAAGDPERAEQQRRYLKSAMEMYGVGVPRARRIAQAVAASHPCLWRDATGWEAALRRVWDTAGHREERFAVLAIIRSRFSAPHADRIESLALYEHLLRTGQWWDLVDEASHAVGLVVRAHPAAAARMRAWATDADLWVRRSAIICQLQHKERTDLPLLSDVIEANQDDGEFFIRKAIGWALRDYARTDGAWVRTFVTDHPRLSPLSRREALKHL from the coding sequence ATGACCCCACTGGCTGCCCGGCTCACCGAGGAGACGGACGCCCTCGTCCGCGACCTGCGCGAGGCGCTGGCCGCAGCCGGCGACCCCGAGCGGGCCGAGCAGCAGCGCCGCTACCTCAAGTCGGCCATGGAGATGTACGGCGTCGGCGTCCCCCGCGCCCGCCGCATCGCCCAGGCGGTCGCCGCCTCCCACCCCTGCCTGTGGCGCGACGCCACCGGCTGGGAGGCCGCATTGCGCCGGGTGTGGGACACGGCCGGGCACCGGGAGGAGCGGTTCGCGGTGCTCGCCATTATCCGCTCCAGATTCTCCGCGCCCCACGCCGACCGCATCGAGTCCCTCGCCTTGTACGAGCACCTGCTGCGCACCGGGCAGTGGTGGGACCTGGTGGACGAGGCCTCGCACGCCGTCGGCCTCGTGGTGCGGGCGCATCCTGCCGCTGCCGCCCGGATGCGCGCCTGGGCGACTGATGCGGACCTGTGGGTGCGCCGCAGCGCGATCATCTGCCAGCTTCAGCACAAGGAGCGCACCGATCTGCCCCTGCTCAGCGACGTCATCGAGGCCAACCAGGACGACGGCGAGTTCTTCATCCGCAAGGCGATCGGCTGGGCGCTGAGGGACTACGCCCGCACCGACGGCGCCTGGGTGCGCACTTTCGTTACGGACCACCCGCGCCTGTCCCCGCTGAGTCGGCGCGAGGCGCTCAAGCACCTGTGA
- a CDS encoding UvrD-helicase domain-containing protein, with product MPTLVMINVKDGMDSSMNKKAYAFLEKLRADDTLPGLHIEPIQSAADPRVRTGRVDRNFRAVLFKVDSSFGPVYGFYGIWPHNKAIEIARTTRLTTNRVNGVPEIHRITDAVEALAEDAPVSSAPAEAPGRSFASPAPADIPVQSANVMGKAPGWEPGLTVQIIHDRLGVDEELVARALAAPTEDALEDIIGAASVEWQADALLELATGTPLEQVRSNLALDQGAVIEGTEDEKFLAGLNLPAARMTFYKVEDNDELRRIINSGDFGAWRIFLHPQQREYAEKSRNGSFRLSGGAGTGKTVVAVHRARNLARANPRARVLLTTYTRNLADDLASQVHQLSGAQTVERLDRPGVYVSGIDQLVWAIMKRARSGIADAVKDVLGHPREDPLKSSDVSWDQAIDEAGRILPAEIATTAFFEAEYETVILPYRVTTESQYLSVRRQGRGLSLSRARRMAVWKVVAAYRSAGRAEGGTSFAERAAIAAAWLERTGQHLFDHVIVDESQDLTPAHFQLLRALVAQGPDDLFLCEDSHQRIYGQKVTLSHYGIEIRGRARRLTLNYRTTAQNLAWAVNVLEGGSFTDLEGLVEKHPYRSSRSGPLPFLARASSPHEQILCVTAIVRKWLLTSAAGETGAGAPAPETIAVLVPDKRQRDQVAAALGEQGLEVQVVDREEVRPGRPLIMTMHRAKGLEFTHVLLLDVNTLLDPRRRYREPLDKTALADWRLRERSLLYVAATRARDVLAVVPTPMPRR from the coding sequence GTGCCCACTCTGGTGATGATCAACGTCAAGGACGGCATGGACTCGTCCATGAACAAGAAGGCGTACGCCTTCCTGGAGAAGCTCAGGGCCGATGACACCCTTCCCGGCCTGCACATTGAGCCCATTCAGTCGGCCGCCGACCCCCGAGTGCGCACAGGCAGGGTGGACCGTAATTTCCGGGCCGTCCTGTTCAAGGTGGACAGCAGCTTCGGTCCCGTCTACGGATTCTACGGCATCTGGCCGCACAACAAGGCCATTGAGATAGCGCGCACCACCCGCCTGACCACGAACCGCGTCAACGGGGTCCCCGAGATTCACCGCATTACCGATGCCGTCGAGGCGCTCGCCGAGGACGCCCCGGTCTCCAGCGCCCCAGCCGAGGCGCCCGGCAGGTCCTTTGCCTCCCCGGCTCCTGCGGACATCCCGGTGCAGAGCGCGAACGTCATGGGGAAGGCCCCCGGCTGGGAGCCGGGCCTGACCGTGCAGATTATCCACGACCGTCTCGGTGTGGACGAGGAGCTCGTCGCCCGTGCGCTCGCCGCGCCCACCGAGGACGCTCTGGAGGACATTATTGGGGCCGCAAGCGTGGAGTGGCAGGCCGACGCCCTCCTGGAGCTGGCGACCGGTACCCCGCTGGAGCAGGTGCGCAGCAACCTCGCCCTCGACCAGGGCGCCGTCATCGAGGGCACGGAGGACGAGAAGTTCCTCGCCGGCCTGAACCTGCCCGCCGCCCGCATGACCTTCTACAAGGTTGAGGACAATGACGAGCTGCGCCGGATTATTAATAGTGGGGACTTCGGTGCCTGGCGTATATTCCTCCACCCCCAGCAGCGCGAGTACGCTGAGAAGTCCCGTAACGGCTCCTTCCGCCTGTCCGGGGGCGCGGGCACCGGCAAGACCGTCGTCGCCGTCCACCGCGCCCGCAACCTGGCCCGGGCGAACCCCCGTGCGCGCGTGCTGCTGACCACCTACACCCGTAACCTGGCCGACGACCTGGCCTCCCAGGTCCACCAGCTCTCCGGCGCGCAGACGGTAGAGCGGCTCGATAGGCCCGGTGTCTACGTCAGCGGCATCGACCAGCTCGTCTGGGCCATAATGAAACGGGCTCGCTCCGGTATCGCCGACGCCGTCAAGGACGTGCTCGGACACCCCCGGGAGGACCCGCTGAAGTCCTCCGACGTCAGCTGGGACCAGGCCATTGACGAGGCCGGACGGATCCTTCCCGCCGAGATCGCCACCACGGCCTTCTTCGAGGCCGAGTACGAGACCGTCATCCTGCCCTACCGGGTCACCACCGAGTCCCAGTACCTGAGCGTGCGGCGTCAGGGCCGGGGACTGTCCCTCAGCCGGGCCAGGCGGATGGCGGTCTGGAAGGTGGTCGCGGCCTACCGGTCCGCCGGCCGCGCGGAAGGGGGGACCAGCTTCGCGGAGAGGGCGGCGATCGCAGCCGCGTGGCTTGAGCGGACCGGTCAGCACCTCTTTGACCACGTGATCGTCGACGAGTCCCAGGACCTCACCCCCGCGCACTTCCAGCTGCTGCGTGCGCTGGTCGCCCAGGGACCCGACGACCTCTTCCTGTGCGAGGACTCCCACCAGCGCATCTACGGCCAGAAGGTGACCCTGTCCCACTACGGGATCGAGATCCGCGGGCGGGCCCGCCGTCTGACGCTCAACTACCGGACCACCGCGCAGAACCTGGCCTGGGCCGTGAACGTGCTCGAGGGCGGCTCCTTCACCGACCTGGAGGGACTGGTCGAGAAGCACCCCTACCGCTCCTCACGCTCCGGGCCGCTGCCGTTCCTTGCCCGTGCGAGCTCACCGCACGAGCAGATACTGTGCGTCACCGCGATCGTGCGCAAGTGGTTGCTGACGTCTGCGGCCGGGGAGACCGGTGCCGGGGCCCCGGCCCCCGAGACGATCGCCGTCCTCGTGCCCGACAAGCGCCAGCGCGACCAGGTGGCCGCCGCGCTGGGCGAGCAGGGCCTGGAGGTGCAGGTCGTGGACCGTGAGGAGGTCAGGCCCGGCAGGCCGCTGATCATGACCATGCACCGCGCCAAGGGTCTGGAGTTCACGCACGTGCTCCTGCTCGACGTCAACACGCTCCTCGACCCCCGGCGCCGCTACCGGGAGCCCCTGGACAAGACGGCCCTGGCTGACTGGCGGCTGCGTGAGCGCTCGCTGCTGTACGTGGCGGCCACGCGGGCGCGCGACGTGCTCGCGGTCGTGCCCACGCCCATGCCCAGGAGGTAG
- a CDS encoding helix-turn-helix domain-containing protein, whose product MTVPTTTTTAPDAVARALTQAGLSQRQAAERTGISQSTISRILNNQRTPTMPELILLAQATGVTLSALTGRGTVADRCRMAARSTEGATMEAMRATAIGYLELDAYLADQAIPQAR is encoded by the coding sequence ATGACCGTTCCCACCACTACCACTACCGCTCCCGACGCCGTCGCCCGAGCACTGACCCAGGCAGGCCTCAGCCAACGACAGGCAGCTGAACGCACCGGTATCTCACAGTCGACCATCTCACGGATCCTCAACAACCAGCGCACCCCCACCATGCCGGAGCTCATCCTCCTCGCCCAGGCGACCGGGGTCACGCTCTCGGCCCTGACCGGACGCGGGACGGTGGCGGACCGCTGCCGTATGGCAGCGCGCTCGACCGAGGGTGCGACCATGGAAGCCATGCGTGCCACCGCCATCGGCTACCTGGAGCTCGACGCCTACCTGGCGGACCAGGCGATCCCGCAGGCTCGCTGA
- a CDS encoding ImmA/IrrE family metallo-endopeptidase has protein sequence MRRSTQVLGRKSAERFREEHGLGTGPLVDLVGVIEEATGHDVAIVKAPTNEHGLTVTDPERGAVFVLIACSDNPMRQRSSLAHELSHVIHSDCVELSPRTDGRRPAPERLADAFARHLLIPRAAVERAMESHQGEWTEADLSLLVRRYLVSPAIAAIALSEAGAITDDTKEEWKQIYTPVLAARYGWSEYYAALQNVSRRPRPPRRLLARAIEGYRQGVVSAQTLATLRGVPVVQLVSEMESAGVRPVPDSPVWSIPSTASFPAVDLAELDVLLGDESEAET, from the coding sequence ATGCGGAGAAGCACTCAGGTTCTCGGACGCAAGTCCGCGGAGCGGTTTCGTGAGGAGCACGGCCTCGGTACCGGTCCCCTGGTGGACCTCGTAGGGGTCATTGAGGAGGCTACTGGTCACGACGTGGCCATTGTCAAGGCGCCGACCAATGAGCACGGCCTGACGGTGACCGATCCTGAACGTGGTGCCGTTTTCGTCCTCATTGCGTGCAGTGACAACCCGATGCGTCAGCGCAGCAGCCTCGCCCACGAGCTCAGCCATGTCATCCACTCCGACTGTGTAGAACTGAGCCCGAGGACTGACGGGAGGCGTCCGGCCCCGGAGCGGCTCGCCGACGCCTTCGCGCGTCACCTCCTCATTCCGCGTGCCGCCGTTGAGCGGGCCATGGAGAGTCACCAGGGGGAGTGGACCGAGGCCGACCTGTCCCTCCTGGTCCGCAGGTACCTCGTGTCTCCCGCTATTGCCGCCATAGCCCTCAGCGAGGCCGGAGCCATTACCGACGACACCAAGGAGGAGTGGAAGCAGATCTACACCCCTGTTCTCGCCGCCCGCTACGGGTGGAGCGAGTATTACGCGGCCCTCCAGAACGTGTCCCGCCGTCCGCGTCCCCCTCGGCGTCTGCTCGCCAGGGCCATTGAGGGTTATCGGCAGGGCGTCGTGTCGGCACAGACGCTGGCAACGCTCCGAGGTGTCCCGGTCGTCCAGCTTGTGTCCGAGATGGAGAGCGCCGGGGTACGACCGGTGCCGGACAGCCCGGTCTGGAGCATACCGTCTACTGCCTCCTTTCCAGCGGTCGACCTCGCTGAGCTCGACGTGCTGCTTGGGGACGAGTCCGAGGCGGAGACGTGA
- a CDS encoding NAD(P)H-binding protein, with protein sequence MTTVLVIGATGQVGRLVAEEALGRGLSVRAQSRDAGRARGVLPAGAEVVQASPASAADLRLLVEGVDAVVLTHGGDVDGRGGVSFYETVLAVLEALEAGTHVSLMTAMNTSRSAGRSRYGFVEWKRRAERLVRVSGHPYTIVRPGWFDYQGPGDRRIDLRQGDTVTGRPGVDRRHIAQVLLEGAAVPSGARRTVEVFSTTGAPVTDFEALFAATRADGPGALDGVLDANNVPLTDEPASVQADIARLRG encoded by the coding sequence ATGACAACGGTTCTCGTCATTGGTGCAACCGGCCAGGTCGGCCGTCTGGTGGCTGAGGAGGCCCTGGGGCGCGGCCTGAGCGTGCGGGCCCAGAGCCGTGACGCCGGGCGGGCCCGTGGCGTGCTGCCCGCGGGTGCCGAGGTCGTCCAGGCCTCACCCGCGTCCGCCGCGGACCTGCGCCTCCTGGTGGAGGGGGTGGACGCCGTCGTCCTGACCCACGGCGGGGACGTGGACGGTCGTGGGGGAGTGAGCTTCTACGAGACCGTCCTGGCGGTCCTGGAAGCCCTGGAGGCCGGGACCCACGTCAGCCTCATGACGGCGATGAACACGAGCCGCTCGGCGGGCCGCAGCCGCTACGGCTTCGTGGAGTGGAAGCGGCGGGCCGAGCGCCTCGTGCGCGTCAGCGGCCACCCCTACACGATCGTGCGGCCCGGCTGGTTCGACTACCAGGGCCCGGGCGACCGACGTATCGACCTGCGTCAGGGGGACACGGTCACCGGCCGCCCCGGCGTGGACCGCCGCCACATCGCCCAGGTCCTCCTGGAGGGCGCCGCCGTCCCCTCCGGGGCCCGACGCACCGTGGAGGTCTTCAGCACCACCGGTGCGCCCGTGACCGACTTCGAGGCCCTGTTCGCCGCCACCCGGGCGGACGGGCCCGGCGCCCTGGACGGCGTGCTCGACGCCAACAACGTGCCGCTCACCGACGAGCCCGCGTCCGTCCAGGCCGATATCGCGCGGCTGCGCGGGTGA